Proteins from one Deinococcus sp. AB2017081 genomic window:
- a CDS encoding metallophosphoesterase family protein translates to MPRLFLLLLLPLMLSATPPVPNAPAATVRVAILGDFNGPYGSITYPPALGRSITRITQEWQPDAVLSAGDLIGGQKASLTDVQVRAMWAAFDRDVRRPLADAGIPFVFTLGNHDASPAAPRDRREARAYWAAHVPDVTSTDRAAFPFRSSFTLADGSVFVASLDASGPDVDAAQRAWLAAQLASAPARAAGLRLVVGHLPLAGVSADKNRPGEVIRDADALRQVMEAGDVLLYVHGHHAAYYPGRLGRLNILSSGGIGGRDYVGHPGTARSTMTLLTLFPAQRRATFETVDADTGAVVRTETLPARIDGRGGPLLRVGEFR, encoded by the coding sequence GTGCCGCGCCTCTTTCTCCTGCTCCTGCTGCCGCTGATGCTGTCGGCCACGCCACCAGTTCCAAACGCGCCGGCAGCTACCGTGCGAGTGGCGATCCTGGGCGACTTCAACGGCCCCTACGGCAGCATCACGTACCCTCCCGCGCTGGGTCGCAGCATCACGCGCATCACACAGGAGTGGCAGCCTGACGCCGTGCTGTCGGCCGGCGACCTGATCGGGGGGCAGAAGGCCAGCCTGACCGACGTGCAGGTGCGGGCCATGTGGGCCGCCTTCGACCGGGACGTGCGGCGACCTCTGGCCGACGCTGGAATCCCGTTCGTGTTCACGCTGGGCAATCACGACGCGAGCCCCGCCGCCCCCCGCGACCGGCGCGAGGCACGGGCGTACTGGGCGGCGCACGTGCCGGACGTGACCTCCACCGACCGGGCTGCGTTCCCGTTCCGCTCCAGCTTCACTCTGGCCGACGGCTCGGTGTTCGTGGCGTCGCTGGATGCCAGCGGGCCGGACGTGGACGCCGCGCAGCGTGCGTGGCTGGCCGCACAGCTCGCGTCGGCCCCGGCACGGGCGGCGGGCCTCCGCCTGGTCGTGGGGCACCTGCCGCTGGCCGGGGTGAGCGCCGACAAGAACCGCCCCGGCGAGGTCATCCGCGACGCCGACGCGCTGCGGCAGGTCATGGAGGCGGGCGACGTGCTGCTGTACGTCCACGGGCACCACGCCGCGTACTACCCCGGTCGGCTGGGCCGTCTGAACATCCTGTCCAGCGGCGGCATCGGCGGGCGAGACTACGTGGGCCATCCCGGCACGGCCCGCTCGACCATGACCTTGCTCACGCTGTTCCCGGCGCAGCGCCGCGCGACCTTCGAGACGGTGGATGCGGACACGGGCGCGGTCGTCCGCACCGAGACCCTCCCCGCCCGGATCGACGGACGGGGAGGGCCGCTGCTGCGGGTCGGCGAGTTCCGCTAA
- a CDS encoding alpha/beta hydrolase family protein, producing the protein MNRSRLTLSLALLTVPLAAAQTVAPAPLTVPGDTRPDAPELAARGQYAVGVRTLNLVNRGQQDIVNAPKEGAIPRYDRPLTVEVWYPAPGVSGSGSTTYPDVLGSGPGDPRRPNTPFETPGRATRDAPAVQAGPFPLVILSHGYPGSRILMSYLGENLASKGYIVASIDHTDSTHGDKAAFASTLVNRALDDTFVIGEMARLGAAGSGSFLSNVVNADQTGIVGYSMGGYGALNAAGAGFGPQMAPLVPGGAFAQRQVGNYTVDPRIKAVVALAPWGGDAAVKAIGVNFGGKYGFWEDAGLANLKVPTMFIVGDRDDVAFYEGGVKPLFENAVNTERYMVVYQNASHNSAPNPPPTASLGNFDDYMHYAEPAWDLGRLNNLNQHFVTAFLNLKLKGQAAAAEYLNVPVQKSNDIKFSRNADGTPKPDDTSWKGFKDRTARGIELYKLMPK; encoded by the coding sequence ATGAACCGATCCCGTCTCACGCTGTCCCTGGCCCTGCTGACGGTTCCGCTGGCGGCGGCCCAGACCGTGGCCCCCGCCCCCCTGACCGTGCCTGGCGACACGCGCCCCGACGCACCGGAACTCGCTGCCCGTGGGCAGTACGCCGTCGGCGTCCGCACCCTGAACCTCGTGAACAGGGGCCAGCAGGACATCGTGAATGCGCCGAAGGAGGGAGCGATCCCGCGCTACGACCGCCCGCTCACCGTGGAGGTGTGGTACCCCGCGCCCGGCGTGAGCGGCAGCGGCAGCACCACGTACCCCGACGTCCTGGGCAGTGGCCCCGGCGACCCCAGACGGCCCAACACCCCCTTCGAGACGCCGGGCCGCGCCACCCGCGACGCGCCCGCCGTGCAGGCCGGGCCGTTCCCGCTGGTGATCCTGTCGCACGGGTACCCCGGCAGCCGCATCCTGATGTCGTACCTGGGCGAGAACCTGGCGAGCAAGGGGTACATCGTGGCGTCGATCGACCACACCGATTCCACGCACGGCGACAAGGCGGCATTCGCGAGCACCCTGGTGAACCGCGCGCTGGACGACACGTTCGTGATCGGCGAGATGGCGCGGCTGGGCGCGGCCGGCAGCGGGTCGTTCCTGAGCAACGTCGTGAATGCCGACCAGACCGGCATCGTCGGGTACTCCATGGGCGGGTACGGCGCGCTGAACGCCGCCGGGGCCGGCTTCGGCCCGCAGATGGCCCCCCTGGTGCCCGGCGGCGCGTTCGCGCAGCGGCAGGTCGGCAACTACACGGTCGATCCACGCATCAAGGCCGTCGTGGCCCTCGCGCCGTGGGGCGGAGACGCCGCCGTGAAGGCCATCGGCGTGAACTTCGGCGGCAAGTACGGCTTCTGGGAGGATGCCGGGCTGGCGAACCTCAAGGTGCCCACCATGTTCATCGTCGGCGACCGCGACGACGTCGCCTTCTACGAGGGCGGCGTGAAACCCCTGTTCGAGAACGCCGTGAACACGGAGCGGTACATGGTCGTGTACCAGAACGCCTCGCACAACAGCGCCCCCAACCCGCCGCCTACCGCGTCCCTGGGCAACTTCGACGACTACATGCACTACGCCGAACCCGCGTGGGATCTGGGCCGCCTGAACAACCTCAACCAGCACTTCGTGACGGCGTTCCTGAACCTCAAGCTCAAGGGCCAGGCTGCCGCCGCCGAGTACCTGAACGTTCCCGTGCAGAAGTCCAACGACATCAAGTTCAGCCGCAACGCCGACGGCACCCCCAAACCCGACGACACGTCCTGGAAGGGATTCAAAGATCGGACGGCACGCGGGATCGAGCTGTACAAGCTGATGCCGAAATAG
- the glp gene encoding gephyrin-like molybdotransferase Glp codes for MTAPRPDFPMHVSVEQAREMLAALLPAPATETVGLADALGRTLAAPLGALVSHPSATESALDGIACREADTWAATAAAPVRLRVVGESRAGLPFTGTVGEGECTRIYTGAPMPPGTEAICPVEELADDGDDVLLRRPASPGDVRPEGGDFRAGDDVMAAGLLLTAPRVALAAALGHRELAVRRRHRVALLSTGDEVVEPGEPLSAGQVYDSNRYGLAAMLRECGCDVLMLGHAPDSPDALHAAIESAGGADLLVTSGGVSMGRYDFMRDLLIEHGRVAFWKVRMRPGGPALLGGWQGLPVIGLPGNPVSSLVVFHVIVRPALTGQSLQSLTLRAATPFRALPDKTAFWRGVIDGGTVRDYGRQGSGILRSLSDADALVIVPEGRAVAAGDDVQVVLL; via the coding sequence ATGACCGCTCCCCGCCCGGACTTCCCCATGCACGTCAGCGTCGAGCAGGCCCGCGAGATGCTGGCCGCCCTGCTCCCCGCCCCCGCGACCGAGACCGTGGGCCTCGCGGACGCCCTGGGCCGCACCCTGGCCGCGCCCCTGGGTGCCCTGGTCAGCCATCCCAGCGCCACCGAGAGTGCCCTGGACGGCATCGCATGCCGCGAGGCCGATACGTGGGCGGCCACGGCGGCGGCCCCGGTGCGCCTGCGCGTGGTCGGGGAGAGCCGCGCCGGGCTGCCTTTCACCGGCACCGTGGGCGAGGGCGAGTGCACGCGCATCTACACGGGCGCGCCCATGCCCCCCGGCACCGAGGCGATCTGCCCGGTCGAGGAACTGGCTGATGACGGCGACGACGTCCTGCTGCGCCGTCCGGCCAGCCCCGGCGACGTCCGCCCCGAGGGCGGCGACTTCCGTGCCGGAGATGACGTGATGGCGGCGGGCCTGCTCCTGACCGCCCCCCGCGTGGCCCTGGCTGCCGCGCTGGGCCACCGTGAGCTGGCGGTACGCCGCCGCCACCGTGTGGCCCTCCTGAGCACCGGCGACGAGGTCGTGGAGCCCGGCGAGCCCCTGAGTGCCGGTCAGGTCTACGACTCCAACCGCTACGGCCTGGCCGCCATGCTGCGCGAGTGCGGCTGCGACGTGCTGATGCTGGGGCACGCGCCGGACTCGCCGGACGCGCTGCACGCCGCCATAGAGAGCGCGGGCGGGGCCGACCTGCTGGTCACCAGCGGCGGCGTCAGCATGGGCAGATACGACTTCATGCGCGACCTGCTGATCGAGCATGGCCGCGTGGCGTTCTGGAAGGTGCGGATGCGGCCCGGTGGCCCCGCGCTGCTGGGGGGGTGGCAGGGCCTGCCGGTGATCGGCCTGCCGGGCAATCCGGTCAGTTCCCTGGTGGTCTTCCACGTGATCGTGCGCCCCGCCCTGACCGGCCAATCCCTCCAGTCGCTGACCCTGCGGGCCGCCACACCCTTCCGCGCCCTGCCGGACAAGACGGCGTTCTGGCGCGGTGTGATCGACGGCGGCACCGTGCGTGACTACGGCAGGCAGGGCAGCGGCATCCTGCGCTCGCTCAGCGACGCCGACGCCCTGGTGATCGTGCCCGAGGGCCGCGCGGTCGCGGCGGGCGACGACGTGCAGGTCGTGCTGCTGTAG
- a CDS encoding CAP domain-containing protein, which yields MTSVNAVRALAGVAAVTGEPDWAPGCTSHARYLVRTDRGEHREDPASPHRTAAGETCAAGHYFVSSQADSGAERAVAYWATGAFHLPQLIDPRLSRAALGVAHDDSGPVQSAAVLDVQRGLEGTGTYPVRFPAPGRVSPYTVAATSEWPDPMASCPGNPGPLGAPVALLLGPDTTVRNAALKVNGRPVAACLLTAQTFQGGAEADTQAGRNVLAAQGAAVLLPRRPLPAGAAVRVSFVTTAGRVSWAFRVR from the coding sequence ATGACATCTGTAAACGCAGTGCGGGCACTGGCCGGGGTGGCGGCGGTCACCGGCGAGCCCGACTGGGCTCCAGGCTGCACATCTCACGCCCGGTATCTGGTGCGAACCGACCGGGGCGAGCACCGCGAAGACCCGGCCAGCCCACACCGCACGGCGGCGGGCGAGACCTGTGCGGCCGGACACTATTTCGTGTCGTCGCAGGCGGACTCTGGCGCTGAGCGGGCCGTGGCGTACTGGGCGACCGGTGCGTTCCACCTGCCGCAGCTGATCGACCCGCGCCTGTCCCGCGCGGCGCTGGGCGTGGCGCACGACGACTCGGGCCCGGTGCAGTCGGCCGCCGTGCTGGACGTGCAGCGGGGGCTGGAGGGCACGGGCACGTACCCCGTGCGCTTTCCCGCACCGGGCCGCGTGAGTCCCTACACGGTGGCCGCCACCTCGGAGTGGCCCGACCCCATGGCGTCGTGTCCGGGGAACCCGGGGCCGCTGGGAGCGCCGGTGGCGCTGCTGCTCGGCCCGGACACCACCGTGCGCAACGCCGCGCTGAAGGTGAACGGCCGCCCTGTCGCGGCGTGCCTGCTGACCGCGCAGACCTTCCAGGGCGGGGCGGAGGCGGACACCCAGGCGGGGCGGAACGTGCTGGCAGCGCAGGGCGCGGCAGTGCTGCTGCCCCGGCGACCGCTGCCCGCCGGAGCAGCCGTGCGGGTGAGCTTCGTGACCACGGCCGGGCGGGTCAGCTGGGCCTTCCGCGTGCGCTGA
- a CDS encoding FKBP-type peptidyl-prolyl cis-trans isomerase: MNITQDKVVDLDYKLTVNGEVIDQSESGEPLTYLHGHSNIIPGLEKALEGHTTGDRVQVTVAPEDGYGARDEENVEELDRTDFEDDVEIGATYYAQAEDGSVIPFTVIAVNGDTVQVDFNPPLAGETLNFDVTVLGVRDATREELDHGHAHTPDSHDH; this comes from the coding sequence ATGAACATCACCCAGGACAAAGTTGTCGATCTCGACTACAAACTCACCGTGAACGGCGAGGTCATCGACCAGAGCGAGTCCGGCGAGCCCCTGACGTATCTGCACGGCCACAGCAACATCATCCCCGGTCTGGAGAAGGCCCTGGAAGGCCACACCACCGGCGACCGCGTGCAGGTCACCGTGGCTCCCGAGGACGGCTACGGCGCCCGCGACGAGGAGAACGTCGAGGAGCTCGACCGCACCGACTTCGAGGACGACGTGGAGATCGGCGCGACGTACTACGCCCAGGCCGAGGACGGCAGCGTGATTCCCTTCACCGTGATCGCCGTGAACGGTGACACCGTGCAGGTGGATTTCAACCCGCCCCTGGCCGGCGAGACCCTGAACTTCGACGTGACCGTGCTGGGCGTGCGCGACGCCACCCGCGAGGAACTCGACCACGGGCACGCCCACACGCCCGACTCGCACGACCACTGA
- a CDS encoding spermidine synthase: MKPWVPLGRATIPGSPDALELWQRGEEFSIRISGYVSELMNSRQHASEEALADYAVPLVAGRPHPHVLVGGLGMGFTLAAALRGLGQTGVVTVAELVPEVVEWNRGPLGEVAAHPLRDPRTRVHVGDVAGLLRASRQQFDAVLLDVDNGPEGMTHTGNDWLYAPKGLAAIRAALRPGGVLAVWSVEAVPRFTAALERAGYAVDVRRARAREARGGWHTIWVAQTQVSQRRTRAARE; encoded by the coding sequence GTGAAGCCCTGGGTGCCGCTGGGCCGCGCCACGATTCCTGGCTCGCCCGACGCGCTGGAACTGTGGCAGCGCGGCGAGGAGTTCAGCATCCGCATCAGCGGCTATGTCAGCGAGCTGATGAACAGCCGCCAGCACGCCAGCGAGGAAGCACTGGCGGATTACGCCGTGCCCCTGGTCGCCGGGCGGCCCCACCCGCACGTGCTGGTCGGCGGCCTGGGCATGGGCTTCACACTGGCCGCCGCGCTTCGCGGTCTGGGCCAGACCGGGGTGGTCACGGTCGCGGAACTCGTGCCCGAGGTCGTCGAGTGGAACCGGGGCCCGCTGGGCGAGGTCGCGGCCCACCCGCTGCGCGATCCCCGCACGCGTGTCCACGTGGGCGACGTGGCGGGGCTGCTGCGGGCCTCCCGGCAGCAGTTCGACGCCGTGCTGCTGGACGTGGACAACGGCCCCGAGGGCATGACCCACACCGGCAACGACTGGCTGTACGCGCCGAAGGGACTGGCGGCCATCCGCGCTGCCCTGCGCCCCGGCGGCGTGCTGGCCGTGTGGAGCGTGGAGGCGGTGCCGCGCTTCACGGCCGCGCTGGAACGGGCGGGTTACGCAGTGGACGTGCGGCGGGCACGGGCACGTGAGGCCAGGGGTGGATGGCACACCATCTGGGTGGCCCAGACCCAGGTGAGCCAGAGGCGAACCCGAGCAGCGCGAGAATGA